From a region of the Chitinophaga caseinilytica genome:
- a CDS encoding dicarboxylate/amino acid:cation symporter, with translation MMNKRKAGITAFIVLTIVAILHVIDIYTALSIPQDILVITRWITVAAFVWFAIAKKSLTTWILVSMLVGGELGHDWPAIAVNFQVLSKVFLQLIKTIIAPLLFATLVVGIAGHSDIKQVGRMGWKSLVYFEIVTTIALFIGLAAINISQAGVGVPQPPAGHEVLPATKPQNWQDIILHIFPENIAKSIYHGEILPIVVFSVIFGIALLMVKDKMRQPMLDFCGSLSETMFKFTNIVMYFAPVGVGAAIAYTVGHGGLDVLGNLLKLLLTLYVALIAFVLLVFVPVALIIGLPIKRFIKEISEPVSIAFATTSSESALPKAMEAMERMGVPRKIIAFVMPTGYSFNLDGSTLYLALASVFVAQAAGTPLTWPQQILMVFTLMLTSKGVAGVPRATLVIILGTVASFHLPTWPVFLILGIDELMDMARTSVNVIGNCLATAVIGKWEGEVDFKELPPETKA, from the coding sequence ATGATGAATAAACGGAAGGCAGGCATCACCGCATTTATCGTTTTAACGATCGTTGCCATCTTGCATGTCATTGATATATACACTGCGTTATCCATTCCGCAGGATATCCTTGTGATCACCCGCTGGATCACGGTTGCGGCATTCGTTTGGTTTGCCATCGCTAAAAAATCCCTCACCACCTGGATCCTCGTGAGCATGCTGGTGGGCGGAGAACTGGGGCACGACTGGCCGGCCATCGCCGTGAACTTCCAGGTGCTCAGTAAAGTCTTCCTGCAACTGATCAAAACCATCATCGCCCCGCTGCTTTTCGCCACGCTGGTGGTGGGCATCGCCGGGCACTCCGATATTAAACAGGTGGGCCGTATGGGTTGGAAATCACTCGTTTATTTCGAGATCGTTACTACCATCGCCCTGTTCATCGGCCTGGCCGCCATTAACATTTCGCAGGCGGGCGTCGGCGTTCCGCAGCCTCCCGCAGGCCATGAAGTGCTGCCGGCCACCAAACCGCAGAACTGGCAGGATATCATCCTCCACATCTTCCCCGAAAACATCGCCAAATCGATCTATCATGGCGAAATCCTCCCCATCGTGGTGTTCAGCGTCATCTTCGGGATCGCGCTGCTCATGGTGAAAGACAAAATGCGCCAGCCCATGCTGGATTTCTGCGGCAGTCTTTCCGAGACCATGTTCAAATTCACCAACATCGTCATGTACTTCGCGCCGGTGGGCGTGGGTGCGGCCATCGCCTATACCGTGGGCCATGGAGGGCTCGATGTGCTGGGGAACCTTTTGAAACTGCTCCTTACCCTGTATGTGGCGCTCATTGCGTTCGTGCTGCTGGTTTTTGTACCGGTGGCGCTGATCATCGGCCTGCCCATCAAACGGTTCATCAAGGAAATTTCCGAGCCCGTTTCCATCGCCTTTGCCACCACCAGCTCGGAATCCGCCCTGCCGAAAGCCATGGAAGCCATGGAAAGAATGGGCGTTCCGCGGAAGATCATCGCGTTCGTGATGCCGACCGGTTACAGCTTCAACCTCGACGGTTCCACCCTGTACCTGGCCCTGGCGTCGGTGTTCGTGGCCCAGGCGGCCGGCACCCCGCTTACCTGGCCCCAGCAGATCCTCATGGTGTTTACGCTCATGCTCACGAGCAAGGGCGTAGCCGGCGTTCCCCGCGCCACCCTGGTGATCATCCTCGGCACCGTGGCCTCGTTCCACCTGCCCACCTGGCCGGTTTTCCTCATTTTGGGGATCGACGAGCTGATGGACATGGCCCGTACCTCGGTAAACGTGATCGGCAACTGTTTGGCCACCGCCGTGATCGGGAAGTGGGAAGGAGAGGTCGATTTTAAGGAACTCCCGCCTGAAACCAAGGCCTAA
- a CDS encoding MarR family winged helix-turn-helix transcriptional regulator, whose translation MSNIEKLISIRNFTSEHHKGLVSLIFVGNWIISKHQNFFKEYDITMQQFNILRILRGQHPKSASINTLKERMLDKMSDVSRLVERLRKADLVERKSCEADRRAVDVKITQKGLQLLKEIDEKIFVLEETLKTTLTDKEVAQLNKLLDKLLGAYE comes from the coding sequence ATGTCCAATATCGAAAAATTGATCTCTATCAGGAATTTCACCAGTGAACACCATAAAGGTCTGGTCAGCCTCATCTTCGTAGGCAACTGGATCATCTCCAAACACCAGAACTTTTTCAAGGAGTACGACATCACCATGCAGCAGTTCAACATCCTGCGCATCCTCCGCGGTCAACACCCCAAATCCGCCAGCATCAACACCCTCAAGGAAAGAATGCTCGATAAAATGAGCGACGTTTCCCGCCTCGTGGAACGGCTCCGCAAAGCCGACCTCGTGGAAAGAAAAAGCTGCGAGGCAGACCGCCGCGCCGTAGATGTGAAAATTACCCAGAAAGGCCTGCAACTATTGAAAGAAATCGACGAGAAAATTTTCGTACTGGAAGAAACCCTCAAAACCACGTTGACAGACAAGGAAGTAGCACAACTGAACAAACTGCTCGATAAACTCCTTGGCGCCTACGAATAG
- a CDS encoding YceI family protein, which yields MSRLLIAILLCSSLASIAQSPVWKADRERSSVSFSVTHLMISKVEGHFREFDGEISAAKPDFTDASIKFDVDAFSITTGDDKRDNHLKSSDFLHAEQFPKLSFRSTAFRRITEGRYQLEGDLTIRDVTRRVKFNVAYGGTTTEGNRQRATFKATTYINRFDYNLQWDKLTEAGGMVVDKMVSIILKLEFVK from the coding sequence ATGAGCAGGCTCCTGATTGCCATACTGTTATGCTCTTCGTTGGCCTCGATTGCACAAAGCCCGGTCTGGAAAGCGGACCGCGAAAGATCGTCTGTGTCCTTTTCCGTCACCCATCTCATGATCTCCAAAGTGGAAGGCCACTTCCGGGAATTCGACGGCGAAATCTCCGCCGCAAAACCCGACTTCACCGACGCCTCCATCAAATTCGATGTAGACGCTTTCAGCATCACAACGGGAGACGATAAGCGCGACAACCATCTCAAATCGAGCGATTTCCTCCATGCAGAACAATTCCCCAAACTGTCTTTCCGCAGCACCGCCTTCCGCCGCATCACCGAAGGCAGATACCAGCTGGAAGGAGACCTCACCATCCGCGACGTCACCCGCCGCGTCAAATTCAACGTCGCCTACGGCGGCACCACCACCGAAGGCAACCGGCAAAGAGCCACTTTCAAAGCCACTACGTATATCAACCGGTTCGATTATAATTTACAGTGGGACAAACTGACCGAAGCAGGGGGCATGGTAGTAGATAAAATGGTCAGCATCATACTCAAACTCGAGTTCGTAAAATAG
- the efp gene encoding elongation factor P, translated as MATTADIRTGLIIKLDNSLYSVVEFGQNKTARAAAKVWAKLKGVDNSRSIEHTWNSGDTIYPVRVEKKAYQFLYQDESGYNFMDKETFEQIVVNEQMIDAPQFLKDGDEVAIAINTETELPMAVELPDKIVLKVTYSEPGMKGDTATRTLKPATVEGGATIMVPLFVNEGELIRINTKTGEYIERVKE; from the coding sequence ATGGCTACCACCGCAGATATCAGAACAGGATTAATCATTAAGCTGGATAACAGCTTATATTCTGTTGTAGAGTTTGGTCAGAATAAAACCGCCCGTGCAGCCGCCAAGGTATGGGCCAAATTGAAGGGGGTTGACAATAGCCGTTCTATCGAGCACACCTGGAACTCCGGCGATACCATCTATCCGGTACGTGTGGAGAAAAAAGCATACCAGTTTCTGTACCAGGACGAAAGCGGGTACAATTTCATGGATAAAGAAACTTTTGAGCAGATCGTAGTGAATGAGCAGATGATCGACGCGCCCCAGTTCCTCAAAGACGGGGACGAGGTGGCGATCGCCATTAACACGGAGACCGAACTGCCCATGGCCGTGGAATTGCCCGACAAGATCGTCCTGAAAGTGACCTATTCCGAGCCCGGCATGAAGGGCGATACCGCTACCCGCACCCTGAAGCCTGCTACCGTTGAAGGCGGCGCTACCATCATGGTGCCCCTGTTCGTGAACGAAGGCGAGCTGATCCGCATTAACACCAAAACCGGTGAATACATCGAGCGCGTAAAAGAATAG
- a CDS encoding YebC/PmpR family DNA-binding transcriptional regulator → MGRIFEVRKATMFARWDRMAKQFTRIGKEIAMAVKQGGMDPDNNPALRRCIQNAKGVNMPKDRVDAAIKRAMGKDKTDYEEVVYEGYAPHGVAVMVDTATDNTTRTVANVRMHFNKCGGSLGNSGSVGFMFNRLGEFKIKNAGQNLEDLELELIDFGLEEIGEDSEGNIIVRATFTEFGNMSKALEEKGLEVIAAELKRIPATTVELNEEQAKEVLELIDRLEQDDDVQQVFHNLR, encoded by the coding sequence ATGGGACGTATTTTTGAAGTAAGAAAAGCGACCATGTTCGCCCGTTGGGACCGCATGGCCAAACAATTTACCCGTATCGGCAAGGAAATCGCCATGGCGGTGAAACAAGGCGGTATGGACCCCGATAACAACCCTGCCCTCCGTCGATGCATCCAGAACGCCAAAGGCGTGAACATGCCGAAAGACCGTGTAGACGCCGCCATCAAGCGCGCGATGGGGAAAGACAAGACTGATTACGAAGAAGTTGTATACGAAGGATATGCCCCTCACGGCGTCGCCGTTATGGTAGACACCGCCACCGATAATACCACCCGTACCGTTGCCAACGTGCGCATGCACTTCAACAAATGCGGCGGCAGCCTTGGGAACAGCGGTTCCGTAGGCTTCATGTTCAACCGCCTCGGTGAATTCAAGATCAAAAACGCCGGCCAGAACCTCGAAGACCTCGAACTGGAACTGATCGATTTCGGCCTGGAAGAAATCGGGGAAGACAGCGAAGGCAACATCATCGTTCGCGCCACCTTCACCGAATTCGGCAATATGTCGAAAGCGCTGGAAGAAAAAGGACTGGAAGTGATCGCCGCCGAATTGAAGCGCATCCCCGCCACCACAGTGGAACTGAACGAGGAACAAGCCAAGGAAGTACTGGAGCTGATCGACCGCCTGGAACAGGACGACGACGTACAGCAGGTATTCCACAACCTGAGATAA
- the accC gene encoding acetyl-CoA carboxylase biotin carboxylase subunit: MFKKILIANRGEIALRIIRTCKEMGIRTVAVYSTADKDSLHVRFADEAVCIGKPQSSDSYLNIPHLMAAAEITNADAIHPGYGFLAENARFAEICGEHGIKFIGPTPEMIRRMGDKMTAKETMIAAGVPVIPGSEGLLESVEEAQKLAKEMGLPVILKATAGGGGKGMRVVWDESEVENAYNMAKNEARAAFSNDGIYMEKFVEEPRHIEIQVAGDQYGKVCHLSERDCSIQRRHQKLVEESPSPFMTPELREKMGEAAIKAASAINYESVGTIEFLVDKHRNFYFMEMNTRIQVEHGVTEEVINFDLIKEQIKIAAGIPISGKNYTPQMHAIECRINAEDPHNDFRPSPGKITVLHTPGGHGVRVDSHIYAGYVIPPYYDSMVAKVIAVAQTREEAINTMERALSEFVIEGVKTTIPFHQQLMQDENFRKGNFTTKFTETFKLQ, from the coding sequence ATGTTCAAAAAGATATTGATCGCCAACCGTGGCGAGATTGCCCTGCGCATCATCCGTACCTGTAAGGAAATGGGGATCAGGACAGTGGCAGTTTATTCAACGGCGGATAAAGACAGCCTTCATGTCCGTTTCGCCGACGAAGCCGTGTGTATCGGAAAGCCGCAAAGCAGCGATTCTTACCTGAATATCCCTCACCTGATGGCTGCTGCCGAGATCACCAACGCAGACGCCATCCATCCCGGTTACGGATTCCTCGCCGAAAACGCCCGCTTCGCAGAGATCTGCGGTGAGCACGGTATCAAGTTCATCGGGCCCACTCCGGAAATGATCCGCAGAATGGGCGACAAGATGACCGCCAAGGAAACCATGATCGCCGCCGGTGTTCCGGTAATCCCCGGTTCCGAAGGCCTCCTCGAAAGCGTGGAAGAAGCCCAGAAACTGGCGAAGGAAATGGGCCTGCCCGTCATCCTCAAAGCCACCGCAGGCGGTGGTGGTAAAGGTATGCGCGTGGTTTGGGACGAAAGTGAAGTGGAGAACGCCTACAACATGGCCAAAAATGAAGCCCGCGCCGCTTTCAGTAACGATGGCATCTACATGGAGAAATTCGTGGAAGAGCCCCGTCACATCGAAATCCAGGTTGCCGGCGACCAATACGGCAAAGTATGCCACCTCTCCGAGCGCGACTGCTCCATCCAGCGCCGTCACCAGAAACTGGTGGAAGAATCTCCCTCACCCTTCATGACGCCCGAACTGCGTGAGAAAATGGGTGAAGCCGCCATCAAAGCAGCTTCCGCCATCAATTACGAAAGCGTAGGCACCATCGAGTTCCTGGTAGACAAGCACCGTAATTTCTACTTCATGGAAATGAATACCCGTATCCAGGTGGAGCACGGCGTAACCGAAGAAGTGATCAATTTCGACCTCATTAAGGAACAGATCAAGATCGCCGCCGGTATCCCCATTTCCGGGAAGAACTATACGCCGCAGATGCACGCCATCGAGTGCCGCATCAACGCGGAAGATCCGCATAACGATTTCCGTCCTTCACCGGGCAAAATCACCGTCCTCCACACTCCCGGAGGCCACGGCGTGCGCGTGGATTCACACATCTACGCCGGTTATGTGATCCCTCCGTACTACGATTCCATGGTAGCCAAGGTGATCGCCGTTGCACAAACCCGCGAAGAAGCCATCAACACGATGGAACGCGCCCTGTCCGAATTCGTGATCGAAGGTGTGAAAACCACCATCCCCTTCCATCAGCAACTCATGCAGGACGAGAACTTCCGTAAAGGCAACTTTACCACCAAGTTCACCGAAACCTTCAAACTGCAATAG
- a CDS encoding amino acid permease, whose product MSRLFVKKPLAQLFSEASDSEKGLKRSLTATSLVALGIGAIIGAGLFSLTGLAAANNAGPAVTLSFVIGAIGCAFAGLCYAEFASMIPIAGSAYTYSYATMGEFLAWIIGWDLVLEYALGAATVSISWSQYLVKFLHHYNIHLPAQLTASPFETVTMLDGSTVTGIMNLPAVLIIIALSLLLIRGTRESALLNGLLVALKVVVVLVFIAVGWGHVNPANYDPYIPANTGEFGHFGISGLFRGAAVVFFAFIGFDAVSTAAQEAKNPKRDMPIGILGSLAICTILYVLFAHVMTGLANYTEFKDSAAPVAIAIAKTPYAWLQQAIILAILAGYTSVILVMLLGQSRVFYSMSLDGLLPKTFSQVHKKYRTPYKANILFMVFTSLFGAFVPVHIVGEMVSIGTLFAFVLVCVGVIVMRKTDPDVPRAFKVPLVPVVPIIGIIICLALMASLPLDTWLRLAAWMGLGLVIYFAYSKNHSKLGNKL is encoded by the coding sequence ATGAGTAGACTCTTTGTCAAAAAGCCGCTTGCACAGTTATTCTCGGAAGCTTCCGATTCTGAAAAAGGGCTTAAAAGGTCTTTAACTGCCACCAGCCTCGTCGCACTCGGTATCGGCGCCATCATCGGCGCGGGCCTCTTTTCCCTTACCGGGCTGGCCGCCGCCAACAACGCCGGCCCTGCCGTAACGCTTTCCTTCGTGATCGGCGCCATCGGATGCGCATTCGCCGGCCTTTGCTACGCCGAATTCGCTTCCATGATCCCCATCGCGGGCAGCGCCTACACTTACAGCTACGCCACCATGGGCGAATTCCTCGCCTGGATCATCGGGTGGGACCTCGTGCTCGAATACGCACTCGGTGCCGCCACCGTTTCCATCAGTTGGTCGCAATACCTTGTCAAATTCCTCCATCACTACAATATTCATTTGCCGGCGCAGCTCACCGCCTCGCCGTTCGAAACCGTCACTATGCTCGACGGGTCTACGGTAACCGGTATCATGAACCTTCCTGCAGTCCTGATCATCATCGCGCTGTCGCTCCTGCTGATCCGCGGCACCCGTGAATCTGCCCTGCTGAACGGTTTGCTCGTTGCCCTGAAAGTTGTAGTGGTACTGGTATTCATCGCAGTAGGCTGGGGCCACGTAAACCCTGCCAACTACGATCCCTACATTCCCGCCAACACCGGCGAATTCGGTCACTTCGGCATTTCCGGCCTGTTCCGCGGCGCTGCCGTGGTGTTCTTCGCCTTCATCGGGTTCGATGCGGTGTCTACCGCCGCCCAGGAAGCCAAGAACCCCAAGCGCGACATGCCCATCGGCATCCTCGGCTCCCTCGCCATCTGTACCATATTATATGTACTGTTCGCGCACGTGATGACCGGCCTGGCCAACTATACCGAGTTCAAGGACAGCGCCGCCCCCGTAGCCATCGCCATCGCCAAAACGCCCTACGCCTGGCTGCAACAGGCTATCATCCTGGCCATCCTCGCAGGTTACACTTCCGTGATCCTCGTGATGCTCCTGGGCCAAAGCCGGGTGTTCTATTCCATGTCGCTCGACGGCCTCCTGCCCAAAACCTTCTCGCAGGTACACAAAAAATACCGCACACCGTATAAAGCCAACATCCTGTTCATGGTGTTTACCAGCCTTTTCGGCGCCTTCGTTCCCGTACATATCGTGGGCGAAATGGTGAGCATCGGTACCCTGTTCGCTTTCGTGCTGGTTTGCGTGGGCGTGATCGTGATGCGCAAAACCGATCCTGATGTACCGCGCGCTTTCAAAGTACCCCTGGTACCGGTGGTGCCCATCATCGGCATCATCATCTGCCTGGCGCTCATGGCATCCCTCCCGCTCGATACCTGGCTGCGCCTCGCCGCCTGGATGGGCCTGGGCCTCGTGATCTACTTCGCCTATAGCAAGAATCACAGCAAACTCGGCAACAAACTGTAA
- a CDS encoding DedA family protein, which yields MDQIIDFFKHILNPEWIIANGGYYLILAIIFAETGLFIGFFLPGDSLLFVAGIYAELLAESFFNMPLLVMMTLIAIMGVLGNIVGYWFGRKTGPILFKRKDTFLFKKKHLWQAKEVYDKYGGGAIFVARFLPIVRTFAPIIAGIVGMERKKFMFWNIIGSFTWVFSLMLAGHFLDKAFPTLKDHLEWIIVIIVVITTLPVAIKLIFGKSGIHANFDEEGHPIETPEKREEIKS from the coding sequence ATGGACCAGATCATAGATTTTTTCAAGCACATTCTTAACCCTGAGTGGATTATTGCAAACGGAGGATATTACCTGATTCTCGCGATCATTTTCGCGGAAACGGGCTTGTTTATTGGATTTTTCCTCCCGGGGGATTCCCTGCTTTTTGTTGCCGGTATTTATGCCGAACTGTTGGCCGAAAGCTTTTTCAATATGCCGCTCCTGGTGATGATGACCCTCATCGCGATCATGGGCGTGCTCGGAAATATCGTGGGGTATTGGTTCGGCCGCAAGACCGGGCCCATCCTGTTTAAAAGAAAAGATACCTTCCTGTTCAAGAAAAAACACCTCTGGCAGGCGAAGGAAGTATATGACAAATATGGTGGCGGTGCCATTTTCGTGGCCCGTTTCCTGCCCATCGTCCGCACATTCGCCCCGATCATCGCAGGGATCGTAGGGATGGAACGGAAAAAATTCATGTTCTGGAACATCATCGGCTCGTTCACTTGGGTGTTCTCGCTCATGCTGGCCGGCCACTTCCTCGATAAAGCTTTCCCCACCCTGAAAGACCACCTGGAATGGATCATCGTCATCATCGTGGTGATCACGACGCTGCCGGTGGCGATCAAGCTGATTTTCGGCAAATCGGGCATCCACGCCAATTTCGATGAAGAAGGGCATCCGATCGAAACGCCGGAAAAGCGGGAAGAAATAAAATCATAA
- the mdh gene encoding malate dehydrogenase, whose translation MKVTVVGAGNVGATCANVLAHRDFLQEVVLLDIKEGTAEGKALDTWQQAPIDYYSTKVTGVTNDYAKTANSDVVVITSGLPRKPGMSRDDLISTNANIVKSVTENIAKHSPDAIIVVVSNPLDVMTYCAFLTAKKDSSKVFGMAGILDTARYRAFLADELGCSPKDIQAILMGGHGDTMVPLPRYTTVAGIPVTELIANDKLEAIIQRTKVGGGEIVNLLGTSAWYAPGAAAAQMVEAILKDEKRIFPVCAWLTGEYGLKDIYLGVPVVLGKKGIEKIIELDLNEGEKELLNTSAKHVKEVMDVLDNMKTPA comes from the coding sequence ATGAAAGTAACTGTTGTAGGAGCTGGAAATGTGGGCGCAACATGCGCTAACGTGCTGGCCCACAGAGATTTCCTGCAGGAAGTAGTTTTGCTGGACATCAAGGAAGGAACCGCAGAAGGCAAGGCACTCGACACCTGGCAGCAAGCGCCGATCGATTACTACAGCACCAAAGTGACCGGCGTTACCAACGACTATGCTAAAACCGCCAACAGCGACGTGGTAGTGATCACCTCCGGCCTCCCCCGCAAACCGGGCATGAGCCGCGACGACCTGATTTCCACCAACGCCAATATCGTTAAATCTGTTACCGAGAATATCGCCAAACATTCTCCCGACGCCATCATCGTTGTGGTTTCCAACCCGCTGGACGTTATGACGTACTGCGCGTTCCTCACCGCGAAGAAAGACAGCTCCAAAGTGTTCGGCATGGCAGGTATCCTCGATACCGCCCGCTACCGCGCTTTCCTGGCAGACGAGCTCGGCTGCTCCCCGAAAGACATCCAGGCCATCCTCATGGGCGGTCATGGAGACACCATGGTGCCCCTCCCCCGCTACACCACCGTTGCCGGTATCCCCGTTACGGAACTGATCGCCAACGATAAACTGGAAGCGATCATCCAACGCACCAAAGTAGGCGGCGGCGAAATCGTGAACCTGCTCGGCACTTCCGCCTGGTACGCTCCCGGCGCAGCTGCAGCTCAAATGGTAGAAGCCATCCTGAAAGATGAAAAACGCATCTTCCCCGTTTGCGCTTGGCTCACCGGCGAATACGGCCTGAAAGACATCTACCTCGGCGTGCCCGTAGTACTCGGCAAGAAAGGTATCGAGAAAATCATCGAACTGGACCTGAACGAGGGCGAAAAAGAACTCCTCAACACTTCCGCCAAACACGTGAAAGAAGTGATGGACGTACTCGACAACATGAAAACTCCTGCCTAA
- the accB gene encoding acetyl-CoA carboxylase biotin carboxyl carrier protein encodes MDFKQIQELIKMINKSNISELSIEQDQFKITIKQKEQEVQQIVTVPAVTAVQPVIAAPQPVAAAAAPAAAAPAAPAGAPAASNLITIKSPMIGTFYRSAGPGKPSFVNVGDEVASGKVVCIIEAMKLFNEIESEVSGKIVKVLVEDASPVEYDQPLFLVEP; translated from the coding sequence ATGGACTTTAAACAGATTCAGGAGCTGATTAAAATGATCAACAAGTCAAATATCAGCGAACTGAGCATTGAGCAGGACCAGTTTAAGATTACGATAAAGCAGAAAGAGCAAGAAGTACAGCAGATCGTTACCGTACCGGCCGTAACCGCGGTTCAACCGGTAATAGCGGCTCCCCAGCCCGTAGCCGCCGCCGCTGCACCCGCTGCCGCCGCACCTGCGGCCCCCGCTGGAGCTCCCGCCGCCAGCAACCTCATCACCATCAAATCTCCCATGATCGGTACTTTCTACCGCAGCGCAGGACCGGGCAAACCGTCTTTCGTGAACGTGGGCGACGAAGTGGCATCCGGCAAAGTAGTTTGCATCATCGAAGCCATGAAACTGTTCAATGAAATCGAAAGCGAAGTGAGCGGTAAGATCGTGAAAGTACTGGTGGAGGATGCTTCCCCGGTTGAGTACGACCAGCCGCTGTTCCTTGTAGAACCGTAA
- a CDS encoding MFS transporter, whose amino-acid sequence MNSASKPVKLLNAAVIVASLGYFVDIYDLLLFGIIRIKSLTSLGVSADKIDSVGMWLINIQMIGMLIGGIIWGVLGDKRGRLSVLFGSILLYSVANVANGMIGGENAIFWYMVWRFIAGLGLAGELGAGITLVSEVLPKEKRGIGTMIVASVGISGAVAAYFVSEYFGDNWRICYYIGGGLGLALLILRISVVESGMFNNIKQSSVSRGNYFKFFTSKERFFRYLKCIMIGLPTWYVVGILMTFSNAFAEKMGVQGPINPGKAIMICYAALTFGDLASGYLSQIMRSRKKVLYIFYTLVLISVVLYFNLYGASVQLFYTVCGVMGFSVGFWAIFVTVAAEQFGTNLRATAATTVPNYARGMLPVISLMFGGLQTAGLSYLQSGLATGVICIVLAFGFAYSMEETFGKDLDYVEE is encoded by the coding sequence ATGAATTCCGCCAGCAAACCCGTCAAATTGTTGAACGCCGCCGTGATCGTGGCTTCCCTGGGTTACTTCGTCGATATTTACGATCTGTTGCTTTTTGGCATCATCCGTATTAAAAGTCTTACCTCGCTGGGCGTTTCGGCCGACAAAATCGATTCCGTGGGCATGTGGCTGATCAATATCCAGATGATCGGGATGCTGATCGGCGGTATTATCTGGGGCGTGCTGGGCGATAAGCGCGGCCGGCTTTCTGTACTTTTCGGATCGATCCTGCTTTATTCCGTGGCGAATGTTGCCAACGGGATGATAGGGGGAGAAAATGCCATTTTCTGGTATATGGTTTGGCGGTTCATCGCGGGGCTTGGCCTGGCGGGCGAGCTGGGCGCGGGGATCACCCTCGTGTCGGAAGTGCTGCCGAAGGAAAAGCGGGGCATCGGCACGATGATCGTGGCGAGTGTGGGCATCTCCGGGGCCGTGGCGGCTTATTTCGTGTCGGAATATTTCGGCGATAACTGGCGGATCTGCTATTACATCGGCGGTGGCCTGGGCCTGGCGCTCCTCATCCTGCGCATCAGCGTAGTAGAGTCGGGGATGTTCAACAATATCAAACAAAGCAGTGTGAGCCGCGGCAATTATTTCAAATTCTTCACCAGCAAGGAGCGGTTCTTCCGTTACCTGAAATGTATCATGATCGGGCTGCCGACCTGGTACGTGGTGGGCATCCTCATGACGTTCTCCAACGCGTTTGCGGAGAAAATGGGCGTGCAGGGGCCTATCAACCCCGGTAAGGCCATTATGATCTGTTACGCCGCGCTGACGTTCGGCGACCTGGCCAGCGGGTACCTCAGTCAAATCATGCGCAGCCGGAAAAAGGTGCTGTATATTTTTTATACCCTCGTATTGATCAGCGTGGTGCTGTATTTCAACCTGTACGGCGCCAGCGTGCAACTGTTCTACACGGTTTGCGGCGTCATGGGTTTCAGCGTGGGCTTCTGGGCGATTTTCGTAACGGTGGCGGCCGAGCAGTTCGGTACCAACCTCCGCGCCACGGCGGCTACTACGGTACCCAATTACGCGCGGGGCATGCTGCCGGTGATCTCGCTGATGTTCGGCGGTTTGCAGACGGCAGGGCTCAGTTACCTCCAGAGCGGCCTGGCCACGGGTGTGATCTGCATCGTGCTGGCGTTCGGGTTCGCGTATTCCATGGAGGAAACGTTCGGGAAAGACCTGGATTATGTGGAGGAGTAA